From Cytophagia bacterium CHB2, the proteins below share one genomic window:
- a CDS encoding polysaccharide deacetylase family protein, whose amino-acid sequence MSVTSIVLMYHNIASGRQNIVFREWQPAYDVAAEDFQTHLGLIEKHKAPVHVTFDDGYHSVLPWVETLQQHRIPATCFVTTSTVGQRGMLQAAEIRTLAQAGIRIGSHSHSHIFLQNLTPLQQQTEILTPQKILSDIIGQAVTAMSLPGGRYDNGTLQYAGDCGYHEIYTSAPGVRSRRLRHAPNLILVPRWVITQNVLLPEFETILRAEPWHLIKKRSRYFAGRLGKRFLGNQNYHMLWNKLHHLKTSSLAERDT is encoded by the coding sequence ATGTCCGTAACCAGCATCGTTTTGATGTATCATAATATAGCGTCCGGCCGGCAAAATATCGTTTTTCGTGAATGGCAACCCGCCTATGATGTCGCTGCCGAGGATTTCCAAACGCATCTCGGCTTGATCGAAAAGCATAAAGCGCCGGTTCACGTGACGTTCGACGATGGTTATCACAGCGTGCTGCCGTGGGTTGAAACATTGCAGCAACATCGCATTCCTGCAACCTGTTTCGTGACAACCTCCACCGTCGGGCAGCGCGGCATGCTGCAAGCGGCCGAGATTCGCACGCTGGCGCAAGCCGGCATTCGCATCGGCAGCCATTCGCATTCACATATTTTCTTGCAGAACTTGACGCCGTTGCAACAGCAAACCGAAATCTTAACGCCGCAGAAAATTCTATCGGATATCATCGGGCAGGCCGTTACGGCGATGTCATTGCCCGGCGGCAGATACGACAACGGCACGCTGCAATATGCCGGCGATTGCGGGTATCATGAAATCTACACCTCGGCGCCCGGCGTGCGTTCCCGGCGCTTACGACACGCGCCAAACCTGATCTTGGTGCCGCGCTGGGTCATCACACAAAACGTCTTGTTGCCGGAGTTTGAAACAATCTTACGCGCAGAGCCCTGGCACCTGATCAAAAAACGCAGTCGCTACTTCGCCGGCAGATTGGGGAAGCGCTTTTTGGGCAATCAAAACTATCACATGTTGTGGAACAAACTCCACCATCTAAAAACCTCATCCCTAGCTGAAAGGGAC